The following is a genomic window from Planctomycetia bacterium.
TCCGCGTTCTACTCAATGACCTCCAGCGATTGGAAGCCGACATGCATCAGCATGTGCACAAGGAGAACAACATCCTGTTCCCTCGTGCGCTGGAACTCGAAAAAAATCTCGGAACCGTCGCGAGCGCCTAGCTCCGGATGGTCTGATCAAGCCGGCGGACGATTGCGCCTTGCGCCGGCATTGAGTTCATATCTCCTCAAACCGCGCCGTGAAGTGTCGCAGAACCGGCGGCTCCTGGACGAAGCGAAGCCCGCGAAGCTCTCGCTTCGTCGCCGCCATTTCCGCGGCCGCCTCGATCACGTAGTCAATGTGGCTCTGCGTATAAACCCGCCGCGGCATCGCCAGTCGCACCAGCTCCAGCGGCGGAGAAGCGGTGGCTCCGAACATCACCGAGCCGATCTCCACCGCGCGAATCCCGCCGACACGATACAGCCCACAAACGACCGCCTGCCCGGGGAACTGCTCGCGCGGAATATGCGGGCACAGAGCCCCCGCATCGATATAGATCGCATGGCCGCCCGGAGGTTCGACGATCGGCACACCCGCGGCCAGCAACTTCTCCCCGAGATATTCCACACTGCGAATCCGGTACGCCAGATAGTCCTCGTGAACGACTTCCTCAAAACCCTGGGCCATCGCCTCCAGGTCGCGCCCGGCCAGCCCGCCGTAAGTAATGAATCCTTCGGTGAGGATGAGCAGATTACAGGCGCGCTGAAATAGCTGCTCATCGCGCAGGAGCAGTAACCCGCCGATGTTCACCAGCCCGTCCTTCTTCGCACTGATCGTCGCCCCGTCAGCGAGCGCAAACATCTCGTGCACGATCTCCCGTACCGATCGATTCCCCATCCCCGGCTCGCGCAGCTTGATCAGGTAAGCGTTCTCCGCGAAACGGCACGCGTCGAGAAAGAGCGGCAGCCCATGCTTGTCGCAGACCGCCCGCACCGCGCGGAGATTCTCCATGCTGACCGGCTGACCGCCGCCGCTGTTGTTCGTCACCGTCACCATGACCAGCGGGATGCGTTCGCGGCCGACTTCACCGATGAGTCGCTCCAGCGCCGCGACATCCATGTTGCCCTTGAAGGGGTGCCGGTTCTTGGGATCGCGCACTTCCGGAATGGAAAGATCCACGGCCTTGGCCCCGCTGTGCTCGACGTTTGCCCGGGTCGTGTCAAAGTGCGTGTTGTTCGGCACGATCTTGTCCGGCCCGCCAACCAGTTCAAAGAGAATCCGTTCGCTGGCCCTCCCCTGGTGCGTCGGCAGCACGTGTTCAAAGCGCGTAAGGTCCTGAATCCGATCCTGAAAGCGATAAAAACTCGAAGCCCCCGCATACGACTCGTCACCGCGCATGACCCCCGCCCACTGCTCCGCGGACATGGCTCCCGTCCCGCTGTCCGTCAGCAGGTCGATCAGCACGTACTCGGCCGGAATCGAAAAGAGGTTGAAACCGGCCTCGCGCAGCATGACTTCGCGCTGACTGCGCGTCGTCATCTTGATTGGCTCGACGCTCTTGATGCGAAATGGCTCAATGATCGTCTTCATGCACTGCCTCAACTCAGAAGTACCCGGTCGCCCGTGACCGGCTCAAAACGCGCCTGAAAGAACCGCAGATGCCCGGGCTCGTAAGTGAATCGCAGCCCCACGATCTTGTCCCGCTGCTCCAGCAGACTGATGACCGACTCAGCCGTGACGTCCATGTGGGCCTGAGTATAAACGCGCCGAGGCAGCGTCATGCGAACCAATTCCAGTTTCGGAAACAGATTCTTACCGCTCTCCTTGTCGCGTCCGGCAGACACAGCGCCGCGCTCCATGCCGCGCACGCCCGAATCCATATACAACGCCGCCGCAAGTGCCTGTGCCGGGAATTGCTCCCGTGGTATGTGCGGCAGAAATCGCGCGGCATCCAGGAAGATGCCGTGCCCCCCAATCGGACGAACAATCGGTACATCGGCGTCTTGCAGCAACTCGCCGAGATACTGCACCTGTCCGATCCGGGCATGCATATGGTCCAAAGACACCGACTCCGCGATGCCGATGGCCATCGCCTCCAGATCGCGCCCCGCCAGTCCGCCGTAGGTGTGCAGTCCCTCATAGATGACAATCATGTTCCGTGCCGCGTCGGCCAGATCATCGTCGTTGACGGCAAGGAACCCCCCGATGTTTACCAGGCAATCCTTCTTGCCGGACATCGTACAGCCATCGGTATACGAGCACAGTTCCAGAAGAATATCGGCCAGCGTTCGCTTCGAACAACCCGGCTCCCGCTGCCGGATGAAGTAGCAGTTCTCCACAGCCCGTGTCGCATCGAGAAACACCTTGATGCCATGCTGACGGCATAACCGCGATGTCTCACGCAGGTTGGCCAGGCTGACCGGCTGTCCGCCCGCCATGTTCACCGTCGCGCCCACGCACAAATAGGCAATGCGCGAGGCCCCCTCCTGGTCGATGAGCCGCTGCAATTTCGCAAGATCGACGTTGCCCTTGAACGGCGCCTCACTCTGCGAGTCGTGGGCTTCATCGCAAATGACGTCCACGAATTGCCCCCCGACCAGTTCCTGGTGTGCCTTCGTCGTTGTAAAATACATATTGCCCGGCACGAAGTCGCCCGCCTTGATGCAGAGTCGGCTGAGAATATGCTCCGCCCCGCGGCCTTGATGCGTCGGAATAAGATGCTTGTAGCCGTAATACCGCCGGACCGCGTCCTCAAGGTGATAGAAGTTCTCCGACCCCGCGTACGCCTCGTCGCCCAGCATCATTCCCGCCCACTGCCGGTCGCTCATCGCGTTGGTCCCGGAGTCCGTCAGCAGGTCGATATATACGTCGCGGCTGCGCAGCAGAAACGTGTTGTAGCCGGCCTCTCGAATCGCCGCCTCCCGCTCCTCCGGAGTCGTCATTCGAAGATGCTCGACCATCTTGATCTTGAATGGCTCCGCCCAGGATCGCTTGTTCATTCCGATGCTCCCATCTTATGGCGATTGCGTGCGCGGACTCACCGCCCGACCCGACCTACGCATCTCGGATAGGCTTGGCAATTCCGGGACCACGACCGATTGTGGAGTTTTCACCCTAAAAAGAAAGGATGTCACGGCCCCGGTCATGAAAGAATTCGGGGAATTGCCCCCCGGAGATGCGGAATCAGTCGGGCGTCTCGCTTATTCGCCGACGCCGCCATCGGGCCAGATCAGGTTTCCAAACGAGGCCGGATCGTAGCAATACCGCTGCGCCCGGGCCCAGTCCGAGTACTCACCGCGAACCGGCTCCAGTCGAGCAAGATTGAAGCCCCATACAAGATTCCGCGACTCACGCGGACCGAAGCACTCCAGCGACATCGCGATCTCCGCCGTCCAGCCGTCCGCACCTCTGGTCACGGAATACTCCGGTCTCGGCCCCGGCCAGGGCGCAACGGACCCGATCGGCGGCGACACCGACACGCCGCGCTCGAAGATCGGGTTCCCGGTGGATTTCACCACCACGTGATAAATGTCATCGCTTTGTGTCGCGACCCCCGTCGGATCAATCATGATCTCGACCAAATCGCTGCCGACCGGACGCAGATCTTCGTAAGTCACGATGTTGCTCTCAACATTCGAAACCGTCGGGCCTGCCGGGCTCAGCGCCTGAATGCCGAGGTACAGCTTCGACCCGTCCGTGCAGCAATACCCGATCGTCTGGCTCTCTGCGCGCCGTCGCGCCGAACCGTGAGTAAACGCGATCAGTCGAAAATCCCCCATGACGTTTTGCGTGCCGGGAGGCCAGTCATCGAGACTCCCATCAATCCTTGGTGGCTTCGACACCTCCGACACGCGGGAAATCGAAAACGTCGCCTGTGCCTCCACCAGTCCGGATCGACCCGCATCGAAAACAATCGACTGGATGTAGTGACCGTCGAGATCGCAAAGCGGCGCCTCGGGAAAGCGCGCCGTCAGGCTGCGACTCGCCACCGACATCTCTTCCAGCGGGCCGATCTGCTTGTCGTCGTCGATCGCCGATGCGCCCTCCGCAAGCGGACCGAATTTCAATCGACCCTCCACCGACGTCCGCAACTCACTGCGCACCTCCGCATCAATTGTCGCTAGATATCCCGTTTGCCCCGGTCGGGGATCTTTCCGCAATCGGGCGGAGCCCACCCACACCTCCAGCGATCTCGTCGCGGCCAGGAACCGAAGCCAGTCGGCGCGATTCTTCTCCAGGCTGATCGGCTCGGCCGGATGCTCACTTACCGCGAGCTCCGCTTCTTCACGGAGAATCGCCGCCGCCAGATCCCAGACGTCAGGGTCGTCAATTCGCCGATCCCAATGAGCGTCCTGAAAATTATCACCATAGGCGCCCGTCCCGCAGGCCTTGATCAGTGAACGCGCCAAGAGCCCCGCCGTGGCGGCGTGTCCGTGCTCGCTCAACAGACGCAGGCACTGGTAGTCCTGAATGCCCGCCTGCAAGAGCTTGAGCCGCGCCGACGGCACCGGACCATCGCAGCCAAACAGCTTGCCGGGATACACCAGCCACGCATCTGACGCCTGGTCGTCCTGCGATATGGCCTCATCGAGAACTTTGCCGGGCCAGTCCGTCGCACGCGGCAGCCAGATCGCCTCGTGTCCCTGCAAGTACGCCTGCCAGGCAATGCTCCTCGCGTGCGTGGGCGGAGCTTCCACCGCGAGACTCCCGCAATAGGGAGGACGATCCGGCAGCAGCCATGTCCGCTTGCCAAGACGCTGAAGCTCCGCAAGTGTCGCGGCATCCTGGTATCGCGCCGGCGTCGCCCAGATATCTACAACTCTTGTCAAATCAACATAATGATAAGCGGTCCAGCCAAACGGCGTCATCGGCTGGGGAATCAGCTTGCTCATGTATGGAAGCTCAATCCCCGCATCGTGCACCCATTCGATCAGCCTGCGCACTCGCTGAAGCTCACTCTCATTTGGATCAATGACCGACGGATAGTCGAAGTAAACCACCGCCCGTTCCAGCCACCCCTTCTCCTCGAAGTGCGCCCGCGCCTTTGAAAGATAATCTTGAAGCACCAGCATATAGGCGGCCGAGTCCATGCCGTCGAATTGTGAAGGATGCGGCTGGCTCATTCCGACCGGCAGAGGCCACGCAAACGCCCCGCGGCCTTCCGCGTTACCGCCGCCCTCGATAAACGGCCCACAAAACGCGTCGTACTCGCTCCAGTCGAGCACCGTATTCCCATCCACATCCTGCGAAAACCGTGGATAGATCTCATCGCAATACGGCGACAAGCCATGCTCGCTCAAAAGGGCAAACGTCTTCTCAATCGCCTTTCGACATTCGGGCTTTGAGATCGCGACGGACTTATTCTGAGGATCGATATCCGTGAAGCTCGCGATCACCGGCCCAAGCTGCACGCCGGCGACAACAGGAATACTCACCTTTGAATCCAGATAGACGTCCCGAACCAGCACCTCGATCGGCGTGCGAAGCGGCGTGCAATTGGGGCCGACCAGTGAAATCGCCGTCTTGTACCGGCCCGGCCGCGCCTCCGGCGGAATGACAATCTCCACGTACAAGGCCAGGCTTTGCCCCGCGAGAACAACGAGCGGCTGCGCGGCGATGCTGCCCGGCGACGCCCCCACGCCATTCACCGGAATAGGAACAAGGGCATCAGGATATGCCCGCGGCTCCCGCAGCCCCTGCGTCCGCAGAAACCAGTTGGGATACCGCTCTACCGTGATCGGATAGGGACGATAGGCCCGGATCGCGCTCGCCGAGATTTTCCCCTCTGTCCCCGCAAGATCATCCGCGCGAAGCTCCACCCCGGAAACGGCGCTATCGACAGCGGAGATAACCAGATTGAACCCGATCTTCTCGTTTACAGCGCTCGTCAGACGGATGGTCCCGTCTCCGCGCGCAAAGATCGATGTCTCCGCGCGAGCCAGTTCAAGCGAATTGACCCGATAAGAAGGACCCGTCGCCCATACCCGCGCCGGGATGATTCTCTCCTCAGTTCCTCGCCCACATCCCGCCCACGTGCAGCCCCAAACCGGCAGAATCGCCACAAGCACGGCGGCAGAGCGCCGGCGCTTCAACGCCTGACTGCGAAATCTCTCATCACCGCGATGTCGTCTGAGCTTCAATCGCAAGCAAGGGTTCCCGGGGGCATGAATCCATAGTCCGGTCGTTGGCGTGTCCGTCGCGGGGCCTATCATATACTATTACTTCTCTTCGGTCGGGGAGTGACCCCAATCGGAGAGACTTGCACATTGAAACCCTTTTTTGCGGGGACGCCGCGCACAGTGCCGCTGTCCTCCCCTAGGATCGCCCTTGACCAGGCAGACCAAACCCTCACGCGGCTCGGCAACCGCAAGTCAGGCAGCCCGCTGCGAGCCGCCCCCTGCCCGCACCGACTTGAAGCTCCCCGTCCTCCCCGCGGACAAGCCCAGAGTCCGGCCCTCCAGGGCGGGAAAGTGGCGGGCCTACTCCCTCCTGTCGGTCCACGTATTCATAATCGCGCATTTCATCCAATGGATGCTTGCCGGAGAAACCATCTCACCGGTCGAGCCCTCCGAATCCATGGAGACAATTACCAGCGGGCGAATCAACGCCGGCTTCATCTTTTTTGCCGTCGCGCTTTTGGTGACTCTCCTCCTCGGCCGCTGGGTCTGTGGCTGGGGCTGCCACTTGGTCGCCTACCAGGACCTGACCCTCTGGGTTCTCAAGAAGCTCAAGCTGCGCCCCAAGCCATTTGCGACGCGGCTTTTTTGGATCGTCCCCCTCATCGCCGCGCTGTACATGTTCGTCTGGCCGGAGATCGTACGACTCTATCTGGGCGTGGAAAGATCACCGACAACCTGGCATGTGAGCACCACCGGCTTCTGGGACACCTTCCCGCAATACGGCATCGCCATCCTCACCGTCCTCTCCTGCGGCGTCGCCATCATTTATTTCCTCGGGCCCAAGGGTTTCTGCACCTTTGCCTGTCCTTACGGAGCCTTTTTCGGCCTTACCGACAAGCTGGCCGTCGGCCGCATCCGCGTAACCGATGCCTGCCGCGAGTGCGGCCACTGTACCTCGGTTTGCACCTCCAACGTCCGTGTCGCCGAGGAAGTAAAGCTCTACAAGATGGTCGTCGATCCCGGCTGCATGAAGTGCATGGACTGCGTGACCGTCTGCCCCAACGACGCCCTCTACTTCGGCTTCGGCCCACCCTCGCTGGGACGCCAACCAATCGCCCCGCCTGCCAAACGACGATTCGATCTCTCCCTCGCTGAAGAGATTCTCGCCCTCATCGTCTTCGCCGGTGTGTTCCTCGCCTTTCGCGGTCTTTATGGAAAAGTCCCGTTTCTCATGTCGCTCGGCATCGCCGGCGTCGGCGCGTTTCTCATCATGAAGGCCGTGCGAATCGCTTACGTCCCCGATGTCCTCATCCAGCGGACGCGCCTGAAGATCGGCGGCAGGCTGCAACCGCTCGGAACCGCCTTTCTCCTCGGCGTCTTTGCGATCTTGGCGTTCACGGTCCATTCCGGCATCTGGAGATTCCACGATTGGCAGGGACATCGCGCCTTCTTGCACTCCCCGCCCGAGACCTTTCGCTGGCAATACGACCCCGCCGGCCCTCCCGGTTCGAGAGACCCCCACAAGGCAAACGTCGACACGGCGATTCGCCATCTCGAGTTTTGCAATCGCTGGGGGCTCTACCCAACACCGGAGAACGATCTCCAGCGGGCCTGGCTTTACGTCTGCGCCAATCGCCTCAATAAATCCGCGGAGTGCGTGCGCGCTGCCCTGGATCGAAATCCAGATGACTTCTCGACCTGGATGAACCTCGCCAAAGTACTTACCGCGGCCGGAGAATTGGCCGATGCCCGAGCCGCCTATGAGGGCGCCCTGAAGCTGGAAACCACGCAGCGCGAAAAATGGGGACGAAAGATCGCAGATCGTCCCATGGACGGCTCGGCCCACCTATGGACTGAATGGGGCATGTTTCTCGTCCACATGGGAGAGCCCGATGCCGGCATTGCGGCACTCGAATTCGCCTGCAATTACGACGCCCGATTCGCCGACGGTCCACTCGCCCTGGGTGACTGCCAACTCCGAATGGACAACCCCGACGCGGCCCGTAGAGCCTTCATCGCCGCCGTACTAATCGCTCCGCAGCGCCCGGAGGCCAACGAGGCCCTGCGCATTATCAACAAGTCGCAGCAGCATTACGACCGCGCCGTCACCGAGTATCGGGCAGCAATCAAAGATCGGCCCGAAATCTTTTCGCTCCGCAACAACCTCGCTTTCGCGCTCTCTGAGTTGATGCGTTATCAGGAAGCCGCCGCCGAATACCGCGAAGCCCTTCGACTGCTGCCCGGCGCCTGGGCCACCCGTGCCGACTACGGCGCACTCTTACTCATTCTGGGCGATGCCGCCGGTGCGATTGAGCAGTATCAGCAAATCGTAAGCGCCGAGCCGCAAAACGCCGAGGCACTCCTGCGACTGGGATACCTCTTCATTCAGACCGGCGACTACAACGCCGCCCGACCCCCCGTCGAAGCCGCTCTCCAATTCGGCGACGAAGCCCAACAGGCGACGGCTCGAATGCTCAGCGACGAGCTAACTCGCCGTACAGCGCCTCAAGCCGCTCGACCATGACTCGATGATCGAACTCCGTAAGACACCGAGCCCGGCCGGTGACGCCGTACCGATTTCGCAGCGCGTCATCTGCCGATAGCTTCTCGATCGCGTCGGCGAATCCCTCCAAATCTCCGAGCCGAACCAGTTCGCCCGTCTCCCCGGGAATCACGACTTCCGGCCCGCCGTCGATGTCGAAACTGATCGCCGGCTTCCCCATGAGCATCGCCTGCACCACCGCCCTCGGAAGCCCCTCCCACTGAGACGTATGAGCCAGCAGGTCGATCGAAGAGAGTACGCGGGGCATCTCGCTCGGCGGCAGTAGCCCGGTGATGATCACCCGATCGCGCAGGCCGCGCCGGCTCAACTCCACCTCATACATATCGCGCTGGGCCCCATCGCCGACCCAGACGAATTTCAATGGCAAAGCCCGTTGCGCCGCCAGCGACATGATCGGGATTAGCTGCTCGTAGCCCTTATTAACAAAGAGCCTCGCCACCGTCCCCACCAGCACGTCCGAATCAGACACCCCCCACTGGCGACGAAGCTCCCGGCCGTCATGTTTCACGGGGTCGAAGTCCGCCGTCACCATGCCGCTGCGAATGGTTCGAAACTGCTCGGGACGGCCCACGCCTGCCGCAAGCGCCTGCCGGGTCATCGCATCCGCGACGCTGACAATCCCGTGACACCGCTTGGCGCAGTGACGCTCGGCGGCGGCGTACATCGCGCTCGTCAATTCGCCCTGCGTCCGATTGAAGCTCATCCCGTGAATCGTGTGCACGATCAGCGGCACGCCGGCCAGATCGGCGGCGATGCGCCCCAGTACTCCCGCCTTGCTCGAGTGCGTGTGCACCACGTCCGGCCGCAGCAATTCAAACGTGCGGCGAAGCGACCGAAGCGCCGCGAAATCCCTCAGGGGGCTCACCTGCCTCACAAGGTCCGGCAACTCTTCAAATTGATAAGGCCCCGTCCGGGCGCGCCCCGTGAGTGACCCCTCCGGCCCCTCCGTCGGTCCGCTGATCAGATGCACTTCGTGACCGCGCGCACTCAAACCCTCGCAGGTCAGCAGCGTGTTTTCCTGCGCCCCGCCGATGATCAAGCGCGTGATGACGTGAACAATCCGCATGGTGCCGCCGAAAGAGCCGGATGGCCGACCTCTCTACGCCGAGGGTTCCTCCAACTGGTCTACGCCCTGAGGCATCGGAGCGGTCGATCGCGGATGGTGATCCACGTGCTCACGCGGGCCGCCCCGGGGAGGCTCCGCGGCCTCGGCACGCTGGATCATCTCCGCACTCGGCGCCGGCAGATTCGGCAGGTCGTACTTCACCCACTGAAGACAAAGCCCGCGAGGCGCCGCCGTCGGGCCCGCACGACTTCGATCCTTCGCTTCGAGTATCTCCCGCGCGGACTGAACCGACCAGCGACCGCGCCCGATCTCAACGAGCGTCCCCATCATGTTACGAACCTGCTTGTAGAGAAACCCCTCGCCCTCAATGTCCATGCGGATTTCCTGATCGACCCGATAGAGTTCGATGCGTCGAATTGTCCGAACATTCGACTGACGTGGGTTTCCCGCCGAGGCGAATGACGTGAAGTCGTGCCGCCCCACCCAGTTCGAGGCCGCCTCCTGCATCCGTTGAAGGTCCAGCGGTTGCCAAAAGTGATAAACGAATCGCTGTGACAAATGCTCGCAGGGCCGCGCGGCGACGTTATGAATCCGATACCGATACAGCTTCGTAATCGCCGAGCGTGTTGCGTGAAACGTCAGCGGCACTTCTGCCAGGTGCAGCAGGGTCATGTCCTTCGGCAACCGCGAGCCGAGACTCCGCGAAATCGAATCCGCGTTTGTCCGACTGGTCGTAAAACAGTTAGCCACGTACCCCGATGCATGAACCCCCGAGTCGGTCCGGCTGCAGCCGATCAGCGCGACCTGGTGACGAAGGCACCGCCGCAGCGCTTGCTCCATCGTACCCTGCGCCGTCCGCAGATTGGGCTGGTTCTGCCAACCGTGAAAGTCCGCCCCGTCATAGGCGAGGATCATCATGAGATTCCGCATCATCGCGGAGCTATGTTAGAAGCGACTCGCGCCGAGCACAAAGTTTTACCAGGACTCGCCGCGCAGGACCTCGGTAACTTGAACAGGTGTTCCTGTCGGGCACACATGTCTCCGGCCTTGCCGAAAAATGCCTGCGGCAATTTGCGAGGAAGTGTAGGCGGTGCGGGATAGCGCGGTTCAGGCCCCTGCCTTGGGGGATGCCGGTGGCGCAGCGTCGGGCTCGACCGTGACATCTTTCTGCACGCCGACAAACGACCGGTTCGTCTTCTCTCGGCGCTTTGTGCGGCTGTGGCGCTTGGACGCCTCTATGACTGGCAGATTCTCGGCGTCCAGCTCCCAGAAGACGTTCGAGCGGCCGCGACCCAGAAGCTTCGCGGCATACAGGGACGTGTCCGCCTGCCGCAGCACTGCGTCGGCGTCCATCGTCGAAGCCTCTCCGCCGAATGCCGTGCAGCCCACGCCCAAAGTAAAATGCTTGGGCTGCGTCGTCGCATCAAACGCGATCGCCGCGAACGTCCGGCGCAGCCGGTCCGCTGTCTGTTTGATCGCGTCGCGCGTCGTGTGCATCATGACCAGCGCCATCTCGTCGCCGCCCAGTCGGCCGGCGAGACAGTTCTGCCCGGTAAGCCGGCGCATCAGCCGACTCAACGTGAGGATCAGCTCGTCTCCCAGATCGTATCCGTGTCGGTCATTCACAACCATCAGATGATCGATATCCGCGATGATCATGCCGCCCACCGACCCGTCGCGGCGTGAGGACATCAGCGCCTCCGTGACGTGAATGATCAGTTGCCGGCGATTCGACAAACCCGTGAACGGATCCTGCAACGCCAGCTTTCGGTATGCCTCGCGTGTCTGCTGCTCGCGAAGCGCCACCCTCAGTCGCCCCAGGAGGTCAACGCTGCTGATCGGCTTGAAGATGATATCGTGCGCGCCGACCTCGAAGCCTTCACTCAACAACGGGTCGCTGCGATCCAGGCCCGTCACAAAAAAGACTGGTATGTCCGCCGTCCCCAGGTTCGCCTTCAGCTCCCGACAAACGTCAAAGCCGCTCCGCGGGCCGGACAACTTGATGTCCAGGAGTACCACGTTGGGACGATACTTCTCGCAAATGGCCAGCGCGGATTCGCAGTCGCTTGCCAGCGTGGAACGAAAGCCGTGATTGCGCGTGATCGTCGCAAGAAGACCTACCATGTCCGGATCGTCGTCAACGATCAGAATCAACGGTCGATCATCGCGACGTCCATCGACCTGGTCGCCTGCCACGCTGGAACCCCCGAATTTCTGCCGCCGCTCGGACGGCGGATTTGACCCGGACAATCTATCGGCCGACTGATCGGGGGCCCGAAGCTTCAACCGGCACAACCTATTTGCGCAGGATTCCCACCGAAATACTACGAGGAAAACGACAAGTATCGGGAATTTATCGGGCGACGAAGATGCGAGATCGAACGAGGTGAAACGTCTCGAAGTTCAACGCGGTTTTCGGACCCGGACGAGTCAAGGAACGTTCGATGAGAGGCGAACCATCGGTCTATGGCTGAATGTTGACCGACGCGGGCGTGGCCCGACTCTTAAGCACGGCCAGAAT
Proteins encoded in this region:
- a CDS encoding tryptophanase — protein: MKTIIEPFRIKSVEPIKMTTRSQREVMLREAGFNLFSIPAEYVLIDLLTDSGTGAMSAEQWAGVMRGDESYAGASSFYRFQDRIQDLTRFEHVLPTHQGRASERILFELVGGPDKIVPNNTHFDTTRANVEHSGAKAVDLSIPEVRDPKNRHPFKGNMDVAALERLIGEVGRERIPLVMVTVTNNSGGGQPVSMENLRAVRAVCDKHGLPLFLDACRFAENAYLIKLREPGMGNRSVREIVHEMFALADGATISAKKDGLVNIGGLLLLRDEQLFQRACNLLILTEGFITYGGLAGRDLEAMAQGFEEVVHEDYLAYRIRSVEYLGEKLLAAGVPIVEPPGGHAIYIDAGALCPHIPREQFPGQAVVCGLYRVGGIRAVEIGSVMFGATASPPLELVRLAMPRRVYTQSHIDYVIEAAAEMAATKRELRGLRFVQEPPVLRHFTARFEEI
- a CDS encoding tyrosine phenol-lyase — encoded protein: MNKRSWAEPFKIKMVEHLRMTTPEEREAAIREAGYNTFLLRSRDVYIDLLTDSGTNAMSDRQWAGMMLGDEAYAGSENFYHLEDAVRRYYGYKHLIPTHQGRGAEHILSRLCIKAGDFVPGNMYFTTTKAHQELVGGQFVDVICDEAHDSQSEAPFKGNVDLAKLQRLIDQEGASRIAYLCVGATVNMAGGQPVSLANLRETSRLCRQHGIKVFLDATRAVENCYFIRQREPGCSKRTLADILLELCSYTDGCTMSGKKDCLVNIGGFLAVNDDDLADAARNMIVIYEGLHTYGGLAGRDLEAMAIGIAESVSLDHMHARIGQVQYLGELLQDADVPIVRPIGGHGIFLDAARFLPHIPREQFPAQALAAALYMDSGVRGMERGAVSAGRDKESGKNLFPKLELVRMTLPRRVYTQAHMDVTAESVISLLEQRDKIVGLRFTYEPGHLRFFQARFEPVTGDRVLLS
- a CDS encoding DUF4091 domain-containing protein — encoded protein: MRLKLRRHRGDERFRSQALKRRRSAAVLVAILPVWGCTWAGCGRGTEERIIPARVWATGPSYRVNSLELARAETSIFARGDGTIRLTSAVNEKIGFNLVISAVDSAVSGVELRADDLAGTEGKISASAIRAYRPYPITVERYPNWFLRTQGLREPRAYPDALVPIPVNGVGASPGSIAAQPLVVLAGQSLALYVEIVIPPEARPGRYKTAISLVGPNCTPLRTPIEVLVRDVYLDSKVSIPVVAGVQLGPVIASFTDIDPQNKSVAISKPECRKAIEKTFALLSEHGLSPYCDEIYPRFSQDVDGNTVLDWSEYDAFCGPFIEGGGNAEGRGAFAWPLPVGMSQPHPSQFDGMDSAAYMLVLQDYLSKARAHFEEKGWLERAVVYFDYPSVIDPNESELQRVRRLIEWVHDAGIELPYMSKLIPQPMTPFGWTAYHYVDLTRVVDIWATPARYQDAATLAELQRLGKRTWLLPDRPPYCGSLAVEAPPTHARSIAWQAYLQGHEAIWLPRATDWPGKVLDEAISQDDQASDAWLVYPGKLFGCDGPVPSARLKLLQAGIQDYQCLRLLSEHGHAATAGLLARSLIKACGTGAYGDNFQDAHWDRRIDDPDVWDLAAAILREEAELAVSEHPAEPISLEKNRADWLRFLAATRSLEVWVGSARLRKDPRPGQTGYLATIDAEVRSELRTSVEGRLKFGPLAEGASAIDDDKQIGPLEEMSVASRSLTARFPEAPLCDLDGHYIQSIVFDAGRSGLVEAQATFSISRVSEVSKPPRIDGSLDDWPPGTQNVMGDFRLIAFTHGSARRRAESQTIGYCCTDGSKLYLGIQALSPAGPTVSNVESNIVTYEDLRPVGSDLVEIMIDPTGVATQSDDIYHVVVKSTGNPIFERGVSVSPPIGSVAPWPGPRPEYSVTRGADGWTAEIAMSLECFGPRESRNLVWGFNLARLEPVRGEYSDWARAQRYCYDPASFGNLIWPDGGVGE
- a CDS encoding tetratricopeptide repeat protein translates to MTRQTKPSRGSATASQAARCEPPPARTDLKLPVLPADKPRVRPSRAGKWRAYSLLSVHVFIIAHFIQWMLAGETISPVEPSESMETITSGRINAGFIFFAVALLVTLLLGRWVCGWGCHLVAYQDLTLWVLKKLKLRPKPFATRLFWIVPLIAALYMFVWPEIVRLYLGVERSPTTWHVSTTGFWDTFPQYGIAILTVLSCGVAIIYFLGPKGFCTFACPYGAFFGLTDKLAVGRIRVTDACRECGHCTSVCTSNVRVAEEVKLYKMVVDPGCMKCMDCVTVCPNDALYFGFGPPSLGRQPIAPPAKRRFDLSLAEEILALIVFAGVFLAFRGLYGKVPFLMSLGIAGVGAFLIMKAVRIAYVPDVLIQRTRLKIGGRLQPLGTAFLLGVFAILAFTVHSGIWRFHDWQGHRAFLHSPPETFRWQYDPAGPPGSRDPHKANVDTAIRHLEFCNRWGLYPTPENDLQRAWLYVCANRLNKSAECVRAALDRNPDDFSTWMNLAKVLTAAGELADARAAYEGALKLETTQREKWGRKIADRPMDGSAHLWTEWGMFLVHMGEPDAGIAALEFACNYDARFADGPLALGDCQLRMDNPDAARRAFIAAVLIAPQRPEANEALRIINKSQQHYDRAVTEYRAAIKDRPEIFSLRNNLAFALSELMRYQEAAAEYREALRLLPGAWATRADYGALLLILGDAAGAIEQYQQIVSAEPQNAEALLRLGYLFIQTGDYNAARPPVEAALQFGDEAQQATARMLSDELTRRTAPQAARP
- a CDS encoding glycosyltransferase family 4 protein, producing MRIVHVITRLIIGGAQENTLLTCEGLSARGHEVHLISGPTEGPEGSLTGRARTGPYQFEELPDLVRQVSPLRDFAALRSLRRTFELLRPDVVHTHSSKAGVLGRIAADLAGVPLIVHTIHGMSFNRTQGELTSAMYAAAERHCAKRCHGIVSVADAMTRQALAAGVGRPEQFRTIRSGMVTADFDPVKHDGRELRRQWGVSDSDVLVGTVARLFVNKGYEQLIPIMSLAAQRALPLKFVWVGDGAQRDMYEVELSRRGLRDRVIITGLLPPSEMPRVLSSIDLLAHTSQWEGLPRAVVQAMLMGKPAISFDIDGGPEVVIPGETGELVRLGDLEGFADAIEKLSADDALRNRYGVTGRARCLTEFDHRVMVERLEALYGELARR
- the truA gene encoding tRNA pseudouridine(38-40) synthase TruA; translation: MMILAYDGADFHGWQNQPNLRTAQGTMEQALRRCLRHQVALIGCSRTDSGVHASGYVANCFTTSRTNADSISRSLGSRLPKDMTLLHLAEVPLTFHATRSAITKLYRYRIHNVAARPCEHLSQRFVYHFWQPLDLQRMQEAASNWVGRHDFTSFASAGNPRQSNVRTIRRIELYRVDQEIRMDIEGEGFLYKQVRNMMGTLVEIGRGRWSVQSAREILEAKDRSRAGPTAAPRGLCLQWVKYDLPNLPAPSAEMIQRAEAAEPPRGGPREHVDHHPRSTAPMPQGVDQLEEPSA